A window of the Ipomoea triloba cultivar NCNSP0323 chromosome 14, ASM357664v1 genome harbors these coding sequences:
- the LOC116004259 gene encoding uncharacterized protein LOC116004259 isoform X1 — MSERERVYPKIKVKVDHEGVNAEMGCQVSPPATLNFKTTSHAHQLHHGRNKNIKNGKNINQEKNKTSNSQRPNNIVFRPRAVVSSPDNDMIIGNRKKLTCKNQASNKPTASREEKTSQ; from the exons ATGTCTGAAAGGGAGAGAG TGTATCCCAAGATAAAGGTTAAGGTTGATCATGAGGGTGTTAATGCAGAAATGGGTTGCCAAGTCTCACCACCTGCAACCTTAAATTTCAAAACTACCTCTCATGCTCACCAGCTTCACCATG GTAGAAATAAGAATATAAAAAACGGAAAGAACATTAATCAAGAGAAGAACAAAACTTCAAATTCACAAAGGCCTAATAATATAGTTTTTCGTCCACGAGCAGTCGTATCTAGCCCGG aTAATGATATGATCATTGGTAATAGGAAGAAGTTGACTTGCAAAAATCAAGCTAGCAACAAACCTACAGCTTCACGGGAGGAGAAAACCTCACAATGA
- the LOC116004259 gene encoding uncharacterized protein LOC116004259 isoform X2, with product MSERERVYPKIKVKVDHEGVNAEMGCQVSPPATLNFKTTSHAHQLHHGRNKNIKNGKNINQEKNKTSNSQRPNNIVFRPRAVVSSPGRS from the exons ATGTCTGAAAGGGAGAGAG TGTATCCCAAGATAAAGGTTAAGGTTGATCATGAGGGTGTTAATGCAGAAATGGGTTGCCAAGTCTCACCACCTGCAACCTTAAATTTCAAAACTACCTCTCATGCTCACCAGCTTCACCATG GTAGAAATAAGAATATAAAAAACGGAAAGAACATTAATCAAGAGAAGAACAAAACTTCAAATTCACAAAGGCCTAATAATATAGTTTTTCGTCCACGAGCAGTCGTATCTAGCCCGG GAAGAAGTTGA